From Daucus carota subsp. sativus chromosome 6, DH1 v3.0, whole genome shotgun sequence:
CACTGGATATGCTGACAGCAACATGAGATTCGACAAATTCAACGCCTTGATCTTTGCATTCGATGGAATATACATCTTTAATCCGTCCTGCCAGTGGATACATGTAACTTAGGGTGTGGGATAACGAGTGTTTCAGAAGGTTCAGATTCTTTTTCTGCTCAACATTGGGGTTAGATGCATAAAATAGAATGACGGGTACATAAAACTTCGGAGATAATTGGTCTTTCAGAGAGAGATTAAAGGTTGAAAGGCTTTTCGGTGTTGGAGAGGCAGGTTTAATAATTTCTCTAGACTCAACTTGTACCTTGAAACTCATTCTCCTAATATTTCAACTCATACAAGAAAATGTCACAAGTATATACAGAACACCATACTTGCAAGGATTTTATAACCATTTGCATATGAGTGATAAGCATATAGGATCCAAAAGATTTAATATTGATGACAATGCAGATATGATATCAATGAGAAACTGATGCAGATATGATATCAATGAGAAACTGatgcaaacataatattaatGCGATATATGTAATATTTGGATTTTGTGTGGATGTTACATATATCTAAACAGAAAGAAACAACAGCATTTGAGAGTAAAGATATTGTAACGTAGATATGTTGGCACACAAATTTCACTATCTACAACCAATATGttaaaaaagattaattttacaCATCTTATACCAAGATTTCACAATATCCAACAAGTGTCTAAATTTACCTGCTTTGCGTGTCTTATTATACCAAAAACCAGACAATCCTCAAGAGATATTTTATGATTTCACTTGAGTTGTGCAAGttagaaaataaaggaaaatGTTAAAGGTCCCCAATTGGATACAAAACGTCACGTGTCATGTTTTTGTTGGTTCTAGCTCAGATAATAACAAAGGCCGCCTGTATGTACACCAATATCACCAACTAAAACACTCCATAGTGCCACGTCATCGACATTATATCGTTTGGGAACAGATGTTGgtacacaattttttttacctATAGCATAAATcaagaattaaataaaacataaattatcaatttaagACAGATAAGTTACGATATTCTGAAGCAGTATATCAAAAATTAAGCAAGGTTGGAATTCTTGGTGCCATTGCAATATATTCAGTCAAATATAAGAGGCAACTCTAAGTATCTACCTTAGAAACAACAAAGAGACACATCAGAAGACACAAAtgatattcaaaataatataataagccaagAACTCTTACCGTCATATTGATTAGCAGACCAATCTAGCATAATCTGTGCAGTTACATTTCTCATACATGTTTCTTAGAGCACTAGAAAGAGCGTTCCTGTGTTCAGAAAAAAGACTCTTCAAAATATAACAATGAAATTGTTTCCCCACACTTAAAGCTTCCATTTCACTGCATGCCGGAACTACTATCATAAAGGTTATGGGGGTTGGTTCAACACTCTCATAAAGCATTTTGGTAAAGTACTTGAGAGCCTCTTCTGGTTGTGAATTTTTAATGAAGCCAGAAATCATAGTATTCCATGTTACGGTGTTTCTATCCTTAATGGTCCAGAAGACCTTAGTTGCTGAACCAATTTCATGACATTTCGCATACACGTCAACCAATGCACATTGTAcaaagatgttgtcttcaaatCTGTTCTTTACAATATATCCATGAATTTCCTTCCCTTGCTGCAGTAGAAGCAGATCCGCACAAGCTGCAAGAGAACCAGTTGTTGTAACAACATTTGGCCTTACCGACAAATTTGGCCTTCCATCAAAAAGCCAACCTATACTAGGTGACAGCATGTTACGGAACAATTTAAGAGCTTCACGACTAAGCCCCGCTTGCTGAAACCCATTTATCAGTACATTAAATGATACGACATCTAGCTCTAAATTCGTAGATACCATCTCTGATAGAAGGGTATATGCCTCGTTCTTGTATCCATTTCTTGCAAGTCCAGCAAGCAATGTGTTATAGGTAAATTCATCTGGTTGCATACCATCATTTTGCATAGATTTAAGAAGTTGCAGTGAGTTGCCTAAATTTCCTTCATTTACGCAAGCAGCAATCATCTCATTCCACATGACAATGTTCTTGGTTCCCACAGATAGAAATACTTTCTCGGCACAATCGTTATTTGTACATTTAGAATACATATCAACTAGCGAGCCCACCACATGTTCATTCCGATGAAGTTCACGTTTCAGGGTATAACCATGTATTGCTTTGCcaattttcaaatcttttaatctTGCACAAGATGTAATGGAGCTTGCTATTGTCACAGCATTAGGTTTCTCAGGAAGCCATAACATTTTACAGAAAACAACTAGAGCATCTTCATAACATCCATTTTGGACACATCCTGAAATGACAGCATTCCATGAAGTAACCTCCGGCATCACCCCATTTACTTGCATCTCTTTCAAACAACTAACAGACTTATGAACTTCTCCGTTCCTTGCATAGCCTGAAACAAGTGCATTCCATGATATTAAATCAGGCTTCACTCCACTTAATTCCATCGACTGAAAAGTATTTTCTGCCTCACATATGAGGCCTTCATCCATATAAGCCGAAACAAGTGCAGTCCAAGAAACCACGTCCCTATCCTGCATTGCATCAAAAACCATTCTAGCATACCTCAAATTCCCGCAATTCGCATACACATCAATAAGTGCATTACTCACAAAAACATCACTCCCCGAATCCCTCCTCACAACATATCCATGAATCATTTTACCCCTCCTCTCCAGTTTAACTGCCGAACAAGCCTTGAGAATTCTTGGTACAAGATACCTATCTGGCAGTACCCCATCCAAAACCATCAAACCTAACACCGAAAACAACTCAACCCATTTCTCACACCGACAATACGATCCTATCAACGACGCATAAAGCTGCACACTTCTCTCAGTCAGTTCATCAAACAACTTCCGTGCATCATCCAATGACCCACCACTCCTCAAATACATCACCGCAATCATACTCCCAATCAAACTATTCCAACC
This genomic window contains:
- the LOC108224702 gene encoding pentatricopeptide repeat-containing protein At1g19720, producing the protein MAILHTGFFPYNHLVSIDYVFLNFTPQKSKFFPKNFNNEASTARNLHIKRTALLTKRNPHPHLALVADIKRRDFNIETSQRVSFLNIFDSSSFMRCYDCKQVHGYFVKLGGVGWNSLIGSMIAVMYLRSGGSLDDARKLFDELTERSVQLYASLIGSYCRCEKWVELFSVLGLMVLDGVLPDRYLVPRILKACSAVKLERRGKMIHGYVVRRDSGSDVFVSNALIDVYANCGNLRYARMVFDAMQDRDVVSWTALVSAYMDEGLICEAENTFQSMELSGVKPDLISWNALVSGYARNGEVHKSVSCLKEMQVNGVMPEVTSWNAVISGCVQNGCYEDALVVFCKMLWLPEKPNAVTIASSITSCARLKDLKIGKAIHGYTLKRELHRNEHVVGSLVDMYSKCTNNDCAEKVFLSVGTKNIVMWNEMIAACVNEGNLGNSLQLLKSMQNDGMQPDEFTYNTLLAGLARNGYKNEAYTLLSEMVSTNLELDVVSFNVLINGFQQAGLSREALKLFRNMLSPSIGWLFDGRPNLSVRPNVVTTTGSLAACADLLLLQQGKEIHGYIVKNRFEDNIFVQCALVDVYAKCHEIGSATKVFWTIKDRNTVTWNTMISGFIKNSQPEEALKYFTKMLYESVEPTPITFMIVVPACSEMEALSVGKQFHCYILKSLFSEHRNALSSALRNMYEKCNCTDYARLVC